ATTAGAGCCCGTGCTTCCACCTATAATCCACATATTGAGTAATGTCAAATCACGATGAACTTCGGAAGCATCGAATCACTCATAACTTCAGATCGGGCCGTTAGCCAGGCCCGATTTTCTCTGCTTGTTCATAGGAGCGGATGCATGTGATATGGCTCAATGCTGACGTAGAATTGTGCGGGCTCCAGCAAATTATTTGTTGTGGAGATGTTGGGGCAATGCTCCAGGTTTTTTTGACAGCGTGAATCTTGGTTTGGGGTCTCCAGAGAAATTGAAGTTCAATGGGTCCACAGTATGTGGGTATATGTTTCGTGAATACCACGGCAATAACGAGCGGCATTGCCAAAAGTAGAATATCGAAACTTCACATGTAAATGCGATCCATAATTCAGTATCTGACACAGGTTTTGAAAGGTACGGCTATCTAATGAAGGGTGACATTGCAACGCATGTCGGTAAATATCACAGGCGCATCGGCCAATAGACATATTATGTGACGTAGGTTCCGTACGATGCGTAAGCATAGTTGTGGATCCTCACGGCCAGTACCATGTCGAATCTGATGATTACATGTGTGAATTCCAAATTCTGTGTTGCAACAAAAAGACCAAAGGAGAAACGCagatgaaatattttaattattctaaatcaattataaagcAACCGCTCACTGCTGCATCTAACATGGAACTAGGCATAATTGTCGTTCACTCTGACAGAACACGTTTGACAAGGGCAGTGAAATGACTGTCCACATTGGAAAAGCGGATACCGAAGTGTTGTATGTTCAATAACTATCAGAATCAAGGAGACCTTCTTACTCCAAGTCTATTGAGAATCTTTTTCGTAATGAGTCGCCATAGTAATAAAAGAGTATAGGACTTGGGGCAATCGCAACActcaaaaatgcaaaaatacTCAGTCCCCACCCAACTCCAATGTTGTCCAAAATGCTTGGCGTAATTAGAGGTACAATCCCTCCGAAAAGACTTCTAAAAAACGCTCCAGCTGCGATGGCACTTGCCGCATATTTCTCGAAACTATCGATGTAATAATTCTGTACGGTATTGAAAATAGCGACTTGTCCAATACCATAAAAGAAAGTAGCGATGAGTGTGAAGGCCCAGTGTACGTGGTACTCCACCATCCAGGCAAACGAAAATAGCGTGATGGGAATTAAAACTGAGCCGATGTTTGCAAGAGGAAGACGAAATTCAGGTTTTGCTTCGCCCTTGTTTTTGCGTGTAAGGTGATTCCGGATATCGTCGATTCTCGGAACTAGAAATCTTACTGCCGAAAGAAACCCGAGTCCTGGGGCAAGATATACAAGTCCTACTTGAACAGTGCTGAACCCATATCCATCGCCATAGATTCGTGAGAATTGGGTATAAAGACTATATGTTGTGGCAAAAATAAGAGCTTGATAAGTTGACATAATCAAAACTATAGGTTGAGTGAATAGTATCTTGAGCGGTCGATGAACTGCTTGAATAGCTTTCGATGAAAACGGTCTCAAGTCTTCTCCTTCGAAATAGTATTTAACGTCTGAGCAATCTTCAAGCTCCTTCTTTCGATGAGCAAGAAGAATAGGAACGTAGGTTTCGTGCAGAAAAAAATATACACCAGCGAAAACGACGCCGCATATCATCAACAAGATCCAAAATAGCCATGGCCATTCCAAATTTTGCAGAATAATGCCACCAATCAGAGGCCCTATTGTCGGTCCCAAAAGCGGCCCCAGGAGATACCATCCGAAAACACCTGCTCGTTCACTCGGCGGATACATGTCAGAGATAGTTCCACCTCCATTGGCAATGGAAACACCTGTGTGAAGTCAGTGGTACTCTGTctatatagaaataaaggAGGAATTACTCCCAAAGAATCCAGCGAGGGAGCGAAATGCGATTAGTGTAGCGATATTTGGACTTAGTGCGGTTGGAATCTGGAGCAACGTAAAGATTCCAAAGCAGACCAAGTAGACCGGCTTTCGACCGAAGGTTTCAGACAGAGGAGCAAGCAAAAGACTATCATGTCAACATGTCAGTAcaaaatagataatagaGTTGTGATGGATGTTCTCACGGTCCAATTCCAAGCATGATAACGAAGCCGGTTTGACATGCAATTACAGCCTGAGCTGTTGTGTCCAACGATTCCGCGATCTGATCGATGCCAGGTGCAAACATACTACTTGCAAGTGGCGATAAAACTATCTAGTATCAGCGTCATGAAGCGGAGTGTGAAATCATCAGAAACATACTGGCCATAGTTGCAATGACAGCGATGTTCCCCAGTTTCTTCCACTTCGACCAATTTCTCGGGTTTTCATCATCGTGCTCTGAGAATTCGAGCAACTGAAACACATGTCAGTCAGCAGCTGTTGAAGTGCCAGACCGAGGGGATACTAACTTCTTTGTTGTCACCAGCTTCTTCATGTTGAATGAGTGGCGACCTCTCGTGTACCATTCCGGGCATATTCCTGGGATGCATGTTGAATTGTAGAGTTCCAATGCGCATGAAGTGACAAACGCGGCAATAAACATGTATCTTATATGAACAAATAATAACTACGCCGATTGTTTGGTGAATCAACAGAGAGAATGATGGCGATTTCTTAGAAGCTCGATGTCAATTTTTCAATGACGTTGAGACACTACCTGTGCCCCAGTAGTTCTGGTTCCAAGGttgaaagggaaaagggaagtGAAGGCGGATACTCAAGCCATCAGGAATGATGTTCTTCACTTAACTTTTGAATGATTCAATCCATGATATGCCGTACTTAGCAACTTTATCATTGGCTTTCATCTACCTACCCAAGTGCCAAATCAgaatatatctatctatcactTCATTCAGGATTCATTTGTTgtttttcttgtctttgaCTTCACTTCAATTGGACGTGCGGGGAATCCCTGTAACCTtagatggaaagatgattTTACAGTCACGTGATTATAATGGTTTTCGCGTTTTCACCAACTTTTGAACGCGTGGTTCGAAGAAGCTGTGGCGCGTCGCCGGTCGCTGTTGTCTTCTTCGTTCCTTGTTCGCTCACATCACCACATCGCCTCACCGTACACCGCCGtatcattccattcattcatttgttCCATGCAGTTTCAAACCGTAACGAGCTGTAAATCGTGAACTATGAATAGGTAACCCCTGTTTGATCCTCTGTCAGCTCAAATTCTCACCGTGATCAAAGATGACATTGCGAGGAAATCGTTCCTGTGGTTGACAAAAAATTGCGATTCTTGCCGTCACCATGGGTAGCCGCCGGGATAAGAATTCGGAATCAGTGCGAAAGCGCATCGAATCGCATACTTTCCAAAGTGAAGGTGGtgaagagtatgagagtTCAAAATTTGGAGGCTTCTCAGATTATTTTCGGCGCAAAAGGATTAAATTGCAAAATTTGGATGCAGAAGTCCGCTCTACATCGACgggaaattcaaatatttttccCGGTATCGTGGTGCATGTTAACGGCTATACACAACCCTCCTTGCGTGATCTTCACCACCTGATAGTATCTCATGGTGGTGGTTTCATGCAATACCTGGATGGGAAAACCGCAGTTACTCATATCATTGCATCAACTCTGACTCCCCGAAAAGCAATCGAGTTTAAGCGATACAGAATCGTGAAACCAGCTTGGATAGTAGATAGTGTGAAGGCTGGAAAGTGTCTTCCATGGGATTCTTATCGTGTTCTAGATGAGGGAGTCGGTCAACGAATACTTGGATTTAGTGGTGGTACAGTCGTTAATCAATCAGCAACCACACAGAGAGGCTACCGCGATCAAACAAACGCAAGTTGGTACACCAGTCAGGTCAGAAATGTCgctgaagatattgatgacGACGGTGGGCCTCAATTTCCGAGCTCACAGGTACAAAAGATTATGTCGCATAATCCAGGCGTGTCAACTCCATCACCTGCCgatcaaacaattgaagacATCGAGGAAGTCGACCAAATTCCGGTTTATGATCCTATAAGCTCAGGTGGAAGCTTTGAAGTTTCATCATCTTTGGAAGAAGCCTTGAAGCACGCCGCCAATGTTACTACTCCCGCTCGAAAAGCTGCATTGAAGTCTATacagatatcaaaagatagtTTTCTTATGAAGAAATCTCCCTCACTTTCCCCTGATCCTCAGGTCTCACCAAGTCCAACACCTGTCACTCCTACTAAACCAAAATTCCTCACGCCTCTCAGAAGAGAAGCACATCATGTTGAAAGGTCAAATACACCTAAACACATACCCATTGAACCAACATCGTTTCTTAACCCTAAGAAGAGATCGAACGATGAAGAAATAACCAGCTCTCCCAAGAAAGCAAAGTTTGAGACGGCAGAAGAACACAATGCAATATTGTTAGCAGACCCTCACATGCGAAAGTCTACGACTGCAAACCCAGACTTTATCAAACAATACTATTCCGAATCTCGGCTACATCATTTATCTACCTGGAAGGCAGATcttaaatcaaaatttcagCAGATGGCATCCGAGAAGTCGGCATCTCAAAAACGGACAACAAAGCGGAAATCTGGCTCCCGAAGATACGTCATGCATGTAGATTTCGACAGTTTCTTTTGTGCGGTATCTCTCAAGAGCGCATCTGAATTTGTCGACAAACCTGCAGTTGTTGCTCATGGCAGTGGAACAGGGTCTGAAATTGCTAGTTGCAACTATCCAGCTCGTGAATTTGGCATCAAAAATGGAATGTGGATGAAAAGTGCGATTAAATTGTGTCCCGACATCAAGGTCTTACCTTACAATTTTCCAGCGTACGAGGACGCTAGCAAATTATTTTATGAAGCTATTTTAGATGTCGGCGGTGTAGTACAAAGTGTCAGTGTCGATGAAGCCCTCGTTGATATTACTTCTTTGTGTTTAGCCGCTGGTGGCACCGATGGAGTCGAGATCCTAGAGAATAGTATTAGGAGGGAACAAGAAAGAGCTGATGAGATTGGAAAAAATCTTCGAAAGGTTATCAAAGAGAACACAGATTGCAATGTATCtgttggaattggaggaaaCATTTTACTTGCGAAGGTTGCACTTCGGAAAGCTAAACCGGCTGGCCagcatcaaatcaaaccagaAGAGGTTTTAGATTTTATCGGTGGACTTGATGTAAAGAACCTTCCCGGTGTTGCCTACAGTATTGGTGGGAAGCTTGAAGAGATTGGAGTAAAATTTGTGAAAGACGTCCGACAATTATCCAAAGACCGTCTGATGACTGTTTTGGGTCCCAAAACCGGAGAAAGGATATGGGACTACTCAAGGGGTATTGACAACATGGAGGTTGGAGAGCAAGTCATACGAAAGTCTGTTTCAGCCGAGGTGAACTGGGGAATCAGGTTTACTTCACAGACTGAAGCTGAAGAATTTGTTCAAAATCTCTGCATTGAGCTACAGCGTCGATTAATCGAGCAAAGGGTCAAGGGGAAGCAATTGACTTTGAAAATCATGAGGAAATCTGCCGATGCGCCTCTTGATCCACCcaaattccttggtcatGGAAGTTGCGATACTTTCAACAAGAGCATAGTCCTTGGTGTGGCTACCAATGATGCTGTAATTATCGGGCGGGAAGCAATTTCAGTTCTCAGAAGTTACGGCTTCTCCCCTGGAGAGCTACGCGGCCTTGGTGTTCAAATTACCAAACTTGAGCCTGTGAAATTTACCAATGGTACTTTACTTGATGGCAGTCAAAGAAAAATTAGTTTTGGTCCCCCTGTGGCATCAAAGTCAAGCAAGAAAGCTACTGAGGATCCTATTATTGATGAACCAGAAACTCCAACGAAGCAGAGAATAATTCCATACGCACAATCTACAAAAAGACTTTCAGAAGATGGCGTCGATTTTACAGCACCAACGAAACCTAAATCTATCACGAAATCAATACATACGGAGGATCCTATTGATGAAAGCAGTCCTTTAAAAGCCCGACCAACTCCAGCTCACCCCGCGACTTTCCTTGCAAGAACAAATGCTAGTGATCAAAGTGCCAAAAAGCTCAATTTGACTGGGACTCAGTTCATTATACCAAGTCAAATCGACCCCGAAGTCTTGAAAGAACTTCCTCTAGATATCAGGTCAAGATTAATGGCTCAAAGTAAGAGCTTGCCTGCCTCAAGAGAACACACTCCTAGTATGCCCGTGAAAGATACCTTGTTTGAAAGTCCAGTCAAACCcaaattctcttcttatATGCCTCCACAACTCGATCCCGAAGTATTTGATGCACTGCctgaagaaatgaaagcaGAAATACTAGAAAGTTATAAATCACAAATTTCACATCCAGTACCAGTGGTACAAACGATTCTTCCTCAGTCACCTCGCAAAAATAGAACAATAACTGGTAAAAAGCCGCCAACTCCTATCAAGAAACGGGGACGAGGTAGACCTCCCGGGCCTAGGATCAAACCTGAACCTCCAGGTGGTCCACTTCAATCGAAATTTGTCGCCAACCCTCCTAGAAGAGAAGCCTCAACCGATACTGGCGATGATACCGATGTTCTCGATCCAGAATTCCTCGCTGCATTACCTGAAGATATGCGCGAAGAAATAATAGCCGAACATCGACGAAAGCGCTTACAGAAACGTGGTGGACTCATGACATCTACAgtcaaaaaaataaagaaaccAGATCCAGCTCCATTAGGACCGCGAAGAATCCGCTTACCTCCTAAACCTGCAAAGCCCACTTTCACAACGCAGGAATTGAGTACACTAGAGGAACTCAGGGAGACACTTACAATCTGGTATCGTGAATTCGAAAGTGAAGGCCCACATCCAGATGATGTCTCTGCGATGGAGAGGTATTTAAGAAGAGTCATTTTGGACGAGAGGGACTTGGCAAAAGTGGTAGGCGTTGTGAAATGGTTGGGATGGTTAATAGATGATAGTGAAGTTGTaggaaaaggaaaacgaCACTGGGAAAAAGCATACGTGGATGTATGTTGTAAGATTCAGGAGGCTGTTAAGGAGAGAGGATTGGGTAGACTTGATTTCTaatgtatttatatctagATCATTAACTAGCTATCAGTCTACTGATTTAACCTACTCCTTAGTGTAAAATTAAGCGTGAAATAGACTTCATGACTTGGAGATACGTGTTCTGGAGCTTGATCTCCTTATCACTTATCCAAATGTGTAACAATTTATCCATCATCCCCTCAATCTCATACTAAAAGAGTCTTATCTCCATGTCATAAAATCCAATTAAATCTATAACTCAACATACACCCAAGTTTCCGAATATAAAacccaaattcaaattcactAAATTGCTCTTGagaacatatatatatatcataatcAATCAACGCACATCCagaaaaaaaggggggggggggggggggatacCATGGTCCAGATTGGGAAAACCAGATCCCgaaaagaatcaaattcTTCCTTGACACCAAGCTCAACATCCCGATTTGAATACAAAGGAAGTCAGTCCGTCATTGAGTTATCAATCgtgaaaaagatttcaaactCTATCTACCTAACTTGATCTGTTACTTATTCCTTATCTCAAACGAACCATTTCATATATATTTGGATATCTTGAATAGCGAGACAAGGGAAGATTATGTAGTCCTCGATAGTAGATCGGTTGGTactagtatatatatatttactaCTTAGTAGATAGATCGCTTCTCTAGTCTTGAGTATCTAATCTTTGGTCAGTCTTTAGTCTcagtatctatctatctatctatctactaaAATTCTCTAGCtcaaactttttttttttttttttcgtcgCTTACTTGTTACTTACTAGGTTGGTATTGGGTGTTAAGTGTTAGGTGGTGGGTATATAAGACTTGTATCTCTCGTGCATTTTTCTCAGATTCTTGGAATGAGGTTTcggatgtttttttttttttttttttttttggaattgcaAGCGGAATtggaatcaaaatcatggGTTATTCTATTGCGTGTGCGATTTTGAGAAGATTGTCATGCggatgtgtggatgtgtggatggTGTTATTCTTTCTATTATATGAGATGTAATGAGCGCATGGTATGAGATATGCTATGTGTAAATCACGAGGAGGAATATACTCGAGCTTTTTACAACTTTATTGATAATGATGTCGTCATCAATAAGGAAGCTTCTATTTCTTGATTGGGAAGTCAATTAATTacctttcctttcctatcCGCTCTATTTCACATTcgaaattttctttttggacTACGTATCTATAATTCGAGGAATCATTTTAAGAAAATGTCTGGATGATTGGTGGTCATTTGTAGAGAGCTTGAGATAGCAGATGAGGAAATAAGTGTTTCTTTGGCGCAGTTTCTGTATCTATGCTCGCTGCGAGACTTCGAGTTCCATggtttatatatatccatcctcTGAGTACATCATCGGAAACTCACCATTCCAATCCATGATGGAAAGAAGTCACGTTAACAAATCCTTGGTTATCTCTATCATTGCCATCTTTCATGAagtatgaatatataaagaggAGTTTGTGATTTCTTCTGattgaattattttgatttttttatatcatttattGTCTTGCAACTACACAAGCTCGGGAAGTGAGTGTGAGAGAATATAATACACCATTGCAAGATTAAGAGAGTTGGGCGTGGGATCTATGATGAACATAAGTCACATTTCAACGATCTTTAGTGAGTCCTATCATTCCTCTCTTCTACGAAGTAGGAATTCACAGAGGGATAAGTGGCTTCTTCTGAGATTATCATATCTTtctgggggaggggggggggggggggtggggTTTCCGTTCCATGTTTATCTATCCCCTCACAAGCGCGAGTGTGAAAGAATACACTATCGCATATTGTATCGGCAGTACCACATAAGTCGTACGCGTCACTAAATTTAATATCTATGATGAAAACAAGTCACTTTTCTAAGAAAGTTGGGTTTATCTCTCTTAGTCGAGTCTTCTGAAAAGGGGattggagaggaggggaTGAGTGACTGGTCCTgagattttttcttttatggCTTGcttgtttttaatatttgacTGTTTTTAAAGGGTCAGAGAAAGAATTTCGTGTTGTATGCCTGGTTTCTTCCACTTTTTAAGCAAGATTTCTCATTCATTTTAGAATAGAGATGAAGCTCTCATCAAGAAAGTTTAATTTATGCATCTATCACTGCTTACGTCCTCTTAGAGGAAAGATTACAGATCAGGGCATACCTGAGTTTTGTTaagattttttcttctcttgatacTTTGTTGAACTCACTTATTCATCATTATCTCAACTTTCCCGATTAAATATTATGGTTGGACTAACCTTACGCTTCAGTGTGTAGGATGGCAATATAGATTCTAGAACAGTAACACTCAAGAACTCCCCGCTAGATTCGAAGTGTTTGGGAAGATTCTAATATCCTCGTCGATGCAAACAAATCACCAGGGAAGAATCTATCATTCCTACTGGGAACTTTCATCTTTGTCATGAAATCAGATATTGggcaaaagcaaaataagATATAAATGGTGTTTTTCTGAGGTATGCTTTCCCCCTTCCATTGTGAATCTAAATACTCATAGAGTATATTCAGAAGAGCAGATATCTGTAAACGAACttcatattatttatatgaTTTCGAGTATCTAATACGAAGGGTCCTTCCTCTTTCATAATAGGAACatgaagaaaatatcaatgaCAAGAACGAGTTATCTCAAGAATATCTCTGTGGAATTCTACTATAACGTGAGATGTAAAAAATGAAGGGGAGTTTTTGAGGGAACCCGAAATCCTTGAGGAAAATATGACATCTGCTTAGAATCTAGACATTTTTGTCGATTCTATTTGCGTCTTATTTCTCTTGATGAAAAGCTAACAGCATGTTAGAAACTTCTGGACTTATTCATTATTGGACCCAGTACTCGTTGTGAATTtatctttgaagaatttctggaacttataattttttaatgcTTCACTAATAGGAGCAAGTACTTCGAGTTCTTCAGTCTTGCTTTATTTTTCAACACAGCGGAAACTGGAGGCGAGGGGGGTTatatggaaagagaaaagtggAGAAAATATATGTCACGATCATTTAACCTCTTGAGATAAACAACACATTGAAATATATCGAATCGAATAAATTATATCGCGACGAGGAAGTGTACTAATGATATAATACAGGATTCACGTCAAGATATTATTAGCTACTAAAATCCAATCTTAAAGTATACAGCTAGAATCCAAAAGCTCCAAATCCACAGCCAAAAAACGCCACACATATAAACCCCTTCGAGACTTATCGACAATATAAACCAATCATCAACAATTCCACCCAATTCGCTATCCGacaccatccccatctcgCAAGATTCAGGGGAACTTGTCAACTAGctgaaattttaaatatacgAATTTCCTGGCAAGCATGCCCAAATGCATTCCACGCATTGCGCATTGTGGGAATTGCAAAGACGGATGGTCGTACGCTCGGATTCTCTGTGCCCAGATGGCGGCTTCGTATTCAGCGCCGAAGAGATTTCTCTCCGTGTTTGGGTCCACAGCATGAGTCTGCTATCGGTATGGATGTATGTCTGAGCTATATGGGATTGCTGTCTTGTCATACCTACCCACCTGGATTAGATAGAATTGGAATaaggatatggatatggatgggaaATATCTCGAAAATGTAAGTTAACATCTCCTTCCAATTCAAATGCAGAAGAACCTAACAGCAGAACCATtaccaaaaaaaacttaACACCCATCACCCGTCCTGTCATCTCTATCTCATCCTGCGCTTCATTATCTACCTATTACCATCCACAATCCCACAATCCCCTGGAAAACCCAAGGAATCTCGCCATCAAATCCCACTATCGATAAGCCCAAGCCCAAGCCCTCACTAAAAATACCCCCAACCCAAACAAAGTTTAAATAAAGTCCCCAGCCGTCGATCTCCCGCGCTGAACAAGAAGTCTCGGCCAcactttccattttctaGCTTGCCATGCCAGATAAAAAATCGATCGGGATGAGATGGTTTAAAGAATAGCTGCGCCGTGATTTAGTTTAAGTTGCCTGATTTGGTTTTTGTTtgattctttccttctgATATCATCCACCCTCCTTTGCTGTGCTCCGCGTTGTCGTTGAACGGTTCCTGTCC
The sequence above is drawn from the Botrytis cinerea B05.10 chromosome 11, complete sequence genome and encodes:
- the Bcrev1 gene encoding Bcrev1 codes for the protein MGSRRDKNSESVRKRIESHTFQSEGGEEYESSKFGGFSDYFRRKRIKLQNLDAEVRSTSTGNSNIFPGIVVHVNGYTQPSLRDLHHLIVSHGGGFMQYLDGKTAVTHIIASTLTPRKAIEFKRYRIVKPAWIVDSVKAGKCLPWDSYRVLDEGVGQRILGFSGGTVVNQSATTQRGYRDQTNASWYTSQVRNVAEDIDDDGGPQFPSSQVQKIMSHNPGVSTPSPADQTIEDIEEVDQIPVYDPISSGGSFEVSSSLEEALKHAANVTTPARKAALKSIQISKDSFLMKKSPSLSPDPQVSPSPTPVTPTKPKFLTPLRREAHHVERSNTPKHIPIEPTSFLNPKKRSNDEEITSSPKKAKFETAEEHNAILLADPHMRKSTTANPDFIKQYYSESRLHHLSTWKADLKSKFQQMASEKSASQKRTTKRKSGSRRYVMHVDFDSFFCAVSLKSASEFVDKPAVVAHGSGTGSEIASCNYPAREFGIKNGMWMKSAIKLCPDIKVLPYNFPAYEDASKLFYEAILDVGGVVQSVSVDEALVDITSLCLAAGGTDGVEILENSIRREQERADEIGKNLRKVIKENTDCNVSVGIGGNILLAKVALRKAKPAGQHQIKPEEVLDFIGGLDVKNLPGVAYSIGGKLEEIGVKFVKDVRQLSKDRLMTVLGPKTGERIWDYSRGIDNMEVGEQVIRKSVSAEVNWGIRFTSQTEAEEFVQNLCIELQRRLIEQRVKGKQLTLKIMRKSADAPLDPPKFLGHGSCDTFNKSIVLGVATNDAVIIGREAISVLRSYGFSPGELRGLGVQITKLEPVKFTNGTLLDGSQRKISFGPPVASKSSKKATEDPIIDEPETPTKQRIIPYAQSTKRLSEDGVDFTAPTKPKSITKSIHTEDPIDESSPLKARPTPAHPATFLARTNASDQSAKKLNLTGTQFIIPSQIDPEVLKELPLDIRSRLMAQSKSLPASREHTPSMPVKDTLFESPVKPKFSSYMPPQLDPEVFDALPEEMKAEILESYKSQISHPVPVVQTILPQSPRKNRTITGKKPPTPIKKRGRGRPPGPRIKPEPPGGPLQSKFVANPPRREASTDTGDDTDVLDPEFLAALPEDMREEIIAEHRRKRLQKRGGLMTSTVKKIKKPDPAPLGPRRIRLPPKPAKPTFTTQELSTLEELRETLTIWYREFESEGPHPDDVSAMERYLRRVILDERDLAKVVGVVKWLGWLIDDSEVVGKGKRHWEKAYVDVCCKIQEAVKERGLGRLDF